The Dioscorea cayenensis subsp. rotundata cultivar TDr96_F1 chromosome 21, TDr96_F1_v2_PseudoChromosome.rev07_lg8_w22 25.fasta, whole genome shotgun sequence genome includes a region encoding these proteins:
- the LOC120252574 gene encoding probable disease resistance protein At1g61190 isoform X2 — translation MDPVNLCLSPLCSCMQSFVTRQDISYVFRTKEKLHDLENVMKHLMATKETVRRKLDDPQHNGKLLDNQHQVKDWLRDVGEKEDKVERLLDEYGKGNCVPAGSCSLNCFSRYKIGRNAFKLKEEITQLTIKQPEIKFTNIPPPKSVPESSKIVGEKILSNLNIACSYLAEETNDIIGIWGMGGVGKTTLLKKINQLLLDNANMGFDHVLFIQASQNTQLEELRNEIAKELHLAPDAVQKDIFNALKTKNIVLLLDNIWEPVDLVGLGIINPYRDDDDITKSNKYKVIFTTRLEDVRDQMRASKIIKVECLEPDEAWALFKHNANLAVIESDERINEIAKQVMNMSGGLPLALQTLGKAMSKRKTVQDWEFILDSIKNSGTEVLQGVQGSFLPILKLSYDNLPRNIQECFLWASILGWLSKDDLIECWICLGLIGNFDNLQQAYGTAKYIFNILEEAGLLYSSDNGCVSSHDVIYEMALWIASDLGMNMNKWIVEEYDGLAEIPTENRENWRMADRVIISGIKLVPILSLQCDDLLCLMILNSSYLKNIPRGFFGQMPNLIYLDLSKSAIKKLPEDIKCLVNLQYLNISSTCISSLPKELVYLSKLQYLMCGYLRWLRKVKNGLLSRLHKLQIIDLYPYGWVELEELKMSKKHNNIKAIGMRVVSQEVLRELSCLPTTQLHIELENLEELVMNGNGSYLNYLTITNNEKLQKISWTDISPPEHFHALKALFISECNLASFAWVLHLPSLALLNVQHCAEVKELFYVEKREIHQVSERPMFPALQYLFLVYLPKLVSISNFAVEFP, via the exons ATGGATCCAGTGAATCTGTGTCTTTCACCTTTGTGTTCTTGCATGCAAAGCTTTGTTACACGTCAGGACATTAGCTATGTGTTCCGCACCAAAGAGAAACTTCATGATTTGGAGAACGTCATGAAACATCTCATGGCCACGAAGGAGACTGTTCGGAGAAAGCTTGATGATCCTCAACACAACGGGAAACTACTCGATAATCAACATCAAGTTAAAGACTGGCTTCGCGAT GTTGGAGAAAAGGAAGATAAAGTAGAACGATTATTGGATGAATATGGCAAAGGTAATTGTGTTCCAGCAGGCTCTTGTTCTCTAAATTGTTTTTCAAGGTATAAAATTGGCAGGAATGCATTCAAATTGAAAGAGGAGATAACTCAGTTGACAATAAAACAGCCAGAAATCAAATTTACCAACATACCACCGCCGAAATCAGTCCCTGAATCATCTAAAATAGTGGGGGAAaaaatcctctccaaccttaaTATTGCTTGCAGTTACCTGGCAGAAGAAACAAACGATATAATTGGCATATGGGGCATGGGGGGTGTAGGCAAGACCACACTcttgaaaaaaatcaaccaactATTGTTAGATAATGCAAACATGGGATTTGATCATGTGCTGTTTATCCAAGCTTCACAAAATACTCAGTTGGAAGAACTTCGAAATGAGATTGCTAAAGAATTGCATTTGGCCCCTGATGCTGTTCAAAAAGACATCTTCAATGCCCTGAAAACGAAGAACATTGTATTGCTCTTAGATAATATATGGGAGCCAGTAGACCTTGTTGGTCTTGGAATTATCAATCCTTATAGGGACGATGATGATATcaccaaatcaaacaaatataaagtgATATTCACTACTCGATTAGAAGATGTGCGTGACCAGATGAGAGCAAGCAAAATAATTAAAGTGGAATGCTTGGAACCAGATGAAGCATGGGCTCTTTTCAAGCACAATGCCAATCTAGCAGTTATTGAGTCAGATGAAAGGATAAATGAAATAGCAAAGCAAGTGATGAACATGAGTGGTGGTTTGCCACTCGCTCTGCAAACATTGGGTAAGGCCATGTCAAAGAGGAAAACTGTCCAAGATTGGGAATTTATTTTGGATTCCATAAAGAATTCAGGCACTGAAGTACTTCAAGGTGTGCAGGGATCATTTCTTCCGATTTTGAAACTCAGTTATGATAATCTACCTAGAAATATTCAGGAGTGTTTCTTGTGGGCTTCCATTTTGGGATGGCTATCTAAAGATGATTTGATAGAATGTTGGATCTGTTTAGGCCTGATCGGTAATTTTGACAATTTACAACAAGCTTATGGCACagcaaaatatatttttaacattctAGAGGAAGCCGGTTTATTGTATTCTTCTGATAATGGTTGTGTGAGCTCACATGATGTAATTTATGAGATGGCATTGTGGATAGCATCAGACCTTGGGATGAACATGAATAAATGGATAGTGGAAGAATATGATGGGTTAGCAGAAATACCAACAGAAAACAGAGAGAATTGGAGAATGGCAGACCGAGTGATTATAAGCGGCATCAAGCTTGTGCCAATTTTGTCCCTTCAGTGTGATgatttgttgtgtttgatgataCTAAATAGTTCTTACTTGAAAAATATTCCTAGAGGATTTTTCGGACAAATGCCgaatttgatatatttggaTCTTTCAAAAAGTGCTATCAAAAAGCTTCCTGAGGACATCAAATGTTTGGTTAATTTACAATATCTAAACATTTCATCCACGTGCATCTCCTCACTTCCAAAGGAGTTGGTGTATTTGAGTAAATTGCAATATCTGATGTGCGGATATTTGAGATGGCTTAGGAAGGTAAAAAATGGTCTCTTGTCAAGGTTACACAAGTTGCAGATCATTGACCTATATCCATATGGGTGGGTAGAATTGGAAGAGTTAAAAATGTCAAAGAAACACAACAACATCAAAGCAATAGGAATGCGTGTAGTATCACAAGAGGTTCTCCGAGAACTCTCATGTTTGCCAACTACTCAGCTTCATATAGAATTGGAGAAC CTTGAGGAGCTTGTGATGAATGGAAATGGGAGTTATCTCAATTACCTCACAATCACTAATAACGAAAAACTGCAAAAAATTAGTTGGACAGATATATCGCCTCCAGAACACTTTCATGCGTTGAAGGCATTATTTATATCAGAATGTAATTTGGCGAGTTTCGCTTGGGTCTTGCATCTCCCAAGTCTTGCTTTATTAAATGTACAACATTGTGCAGAGGTAAAGGAGTTGTTTTATgtggaaaagagagaaattcaTCAAGTCTCAGAACGCCCTATGTTCCCAGCActgcaatatttatttttagtgtaTCTACCAAAATTAGTGAGCATAAGCAATTTTGCGGTGGAATTCCCTTAA
- the LOC120252574 gene encoding probable disease resistance protein At1g61190 isoform X1 yields the protein MDPVNLCLSPLCSCMQSFVTRQDISYVFRTKEKLHDLENVMKHLMATKETVRRKLDDPQHNGKLLDNQHQVKDWLRDVGEKEDKVERLLDEYGKGNCVPAGSCSLNCFSRYKIGRNAFKLKEEITQLTIKQPEIKFTNIPPPKSVPESSKIVGEKILSNLNIACSYLAEETNDIIGIWGMGGVGKTTLLKKINQLLLDNANMGFDHVLFIQASQNTQLEELRNEIAKELHLAPDAVQKDIFNALKTKNIVLLLDNIWEPVDLVGLGIINPYRDDDDITKSNKYKVIFTTRLEDVRDQMRASKIIKVECLEPDEAWALFKHNANLAVIESDERINEIAKQVMNMSGGLPLALQTLGKAMSKRKTVQDWEFILDSIKNSGTEVLQGVQGSFLPILKLSYDNLPRNIQECFLWASILGWLSKDDLIECWICLGLIGNFDNLQQAYGTAKYIFNILEEAGLLYSSDNGCVSSHDVIYEMALWIASDLGMNMNKWIVEEYDGLAEIPTENRENWRMADRVIISGIKLVPILSLQCDDLLCLMILNSSYLKNIPRGFFGQMPNLIYLDLSKSAIKKLPEDIKCLVNLQYLNISSTCISSLPKELVYLSKLQYLMCGYLRWLRKVKNGLLSRLHKLQIIDLYPYGWVELEELKMSKKHNNIKAIGMRVVSQEVLRELSCLPTTQLHIELENVSSLSFDTLSCKDHGFLNELTIESCPQLEELVMNGNGSYLNYLTITNNEKLQKISWTDISPPEHFHALKALFISECNLASFAWVLHLPSLALLNVQHCAEVKELFYVEKREIHQVSERPMFPALQYLFLVYLPKLVSISNFAVEFP from the exons ATGGATCCAGTGAATCTGTGTCTTTCACCTTTGTGTTCTTGCATGCAAAGCTTTGTTACACGTCAGGACATTAGCTATGTGTTCCGCACCAAAGAGAAACTTCATGATTTGGAGAACGTCATGAAACATCTCATGGCCACGAAGGAGACTGTTCGGAGAAAGCTTGATGATCCTCAACACAACGGGAAACTACTCGATAATCAACATCAAGTTAAAGACTGGCTTCGCGAT GTTGGAGAAAAGGAAGATAAAGTAGAACGATTATTGGATGAATATGGCAAAGGTAATTGTGTTCCAGCAGGCTCTTGTTCTCTAAATTGTTTTTCAAGGTATAAAATTGGCAGGAATGCATTCAAATTGAAAGAGGAGATAACTCAGTTGACAATAAAACAGCCAGAAATCAAATTTACCAACATACCACCGCCGAAATCAGTCCCTGAATCATCTAAAATAGTGGGGGAAaaaatcctctccaaccttaaTATTGCTTGCAGTTACCTGGCAGAAGAAACAAACGATATAATTGGCATATGGGGCATGGGGGGTGTAGGCAAGACCACACTcttgaaaaaaatcaaccaactATTGTTAGATAATGCAAACATGGGATTTGATCATGTGCTGTTTATCCAAGCTTCACAAAATACTCAGTTGGAAGAACTTCGAAATGAGATTGCTAAAGAATTGCATTTGGCCCCTGATGCTGTTCAAAAAGACATCTTCAATGCCCTGAAAACGAAGAACATTGTATTGCTCTTAGATAATATATGGGAGCCAGTAGACCTTGTTGGTCTTGGAATTATCAATCCTTATAGGGACGATGATGATATcaccaaatcaaacaaatataaagtgATATTCACTACTCGATTAGAAGATGTGCGTGACCAGATGAGAGCAAGCAAAATAATTAAAGTGGAATGCTTGGAACCAGATGAAGCATGGGCTCTTTTCAAGCACAATGCCAATCTAGCAGTTATTGAGTCAGATGAAAGGATAAATGAAATAGCAAAGCAAGTGATGAACATGAGTGGTGGTTTGCCACTCGCTCTGCAAACATTGGGTAAGGCCATGTCAAAGAGGAAAACTGTCCAAGATTGGGAATTTATTTTGGATTCCATAAAGAATTCAGGCACTGAAGTACTTCAAGGTGTGCAGGGATCATTTCTTCCGATTTTGAAACTCAGTTATGATAATCTACCTAGAAATATTCAGGAGTGTTTCTTGTGGGCTTCCATTTTGGGATGGCTATCTAAAGATGATTTGATAGAATGTTGGATCTGTTTAGGCCTGATCGGTAATTTTGACAATTTACAACAAGCTTATGGCACagcaaaatatatttttaacattctAGAGGAAGCCGGTTTATTGTATTCTTCTGATAATGGTTGTGTGAGCTCACATGATGTAATTTATGAGATGGCATTGTGGATAGCATCAGACCTTGGGATGAACATGAATAAATGGATAGTGGAAGAATATGATGGGTTAGCAGAAATACCAACAGAAAACAGAGAGAATTGGAGAATGGCAGACCGAGTGATTATAAGCGGCATCAAGCTTGTGCCAATTTTGTCCCTTCAGTGTGATgatttgttgtgtttgatgataCTAAATAGTTCTTACTTGAAAAATATTCCTAGAGGATTTTTCGGACAAATGCCgaatttgatatatttggaTCTTTCAAAAAGTGCTATCAAAAAGCTTCCTGAGGACATCAAATGTTTGGTTAATTTACAATATCTAAACATTTCATCCACGTGCATCTCCTCACTTCCAAAGGAGTTGGTGTATTTGAGTAAATTGCAATATCTGATGTGCGGATATTTGAGATGGCTTAGGAAGGTAAAAAATGGTCTCTTGTCAAGGTTACACAAGTTGCAGATCATTGACCTATATCCATATGGGTGGGTAGAATTGGAAGAGTTAAAAATGTCAAAGAAACACAACAACATCAAAGCAATAGGAATGCGTGTAGTATCACAAGAGGTTCTCCGAGAACTCTCATGTTTGCCAACTACTCAGCTTCATATAGAATTGGAGAACGTGAGTTCTCTTTCATTTGATACTTTAAGCTGCAAAGATCATGGATTCTTGAATGAACTAACAATTGAATCATGCCCACAGCTTGAGGAGCTTGTGATGAATGGAAATGGGAGTTATCTCAATTACCTCACAATCACTAATAACGAAAAACTGCAAAAAATTAGTTGGACAGATATATCGCCTCCAGAACACTTTCATGCGTTGAAGGCATTATTTATATCAGAATGTAATTTGGCGAGTTTCGCTTGGGTCTTGCATCTCCCAAGTCTTGCTTTATTAAATGTACAACATTGTGCAGAGGTAAAGGAGTTGTTTTATgtggaaaagagagaaattcaTCAAGTCTCAGAACGCCCTATGTTCCCAGCActgcaatatttatttttagtgtaTCTACCAAAATTAGTGAGCATAAGCAATTTTGCGGTGGAATTCCCTTAA